A single window of Ignavibacteriota bacterium DNA harbors:
- a CDS encoding protein-glutamate O-methyltransferase CheR, with translation MLNSTATLNPNPLSKLSFNFSSQPEQKLSPQSFEEWRKYIYDLSGIYFQDNKKYLLESRLQKRIKHLKIDTFEQYLQYLKTNPKKEEEKKQLFEAITINETYFFRNQPQLDALVGSIIPELMTKKTFGIQKLRIWSAASSSGEEAYSIAMMLNEMILPKYPNLSIEIFGTDINYAVVETAQKGIFKEYSIRNTPPMYLKKYFHKIDNNYVIDPKIKNMVSFKIMNLYDESAIRILNKSDIIFCANVLIYFDQESKIKVVNSLYNNLNPEGYLFIGYSETLHGISKAFRLVSFSKTIGYKKG, from the coding sequence ATGCTTAATTCAACTGCTACCTTAAATCCAAATCCTTTGAGCAAACTAAGTTTTAATTTTAGTTCTCAACCTGAACAAAAACTTTCTCCGCAAAGTTTTGAAGAGTGGAGAAAATATATTTATGATCTGTCTGGAATCTATTTCCAAGATAATAAAAAGTATTTATTAGAAAGCAGATTACAAAAGCGAATTAAACATCTTAAAATTGATACTTTTGAACAATATCTTCAATATTTAAAAACAAATCCGAAGAAAGAAGAAGAAAAGAAACAATTATTTGAAGCCATTACAATTAATGAAACATACTTTTTCAGAAACCAGCCGCAATTAGATGCATTAGTTGGAAGCATCATTCCGGAACTAATGACAAAAAAAACCTTCGGGATACAAAAACTAAGAATATGGAGCGCCGCTTCGTCTTCCGGTGAAGAGGCATATTCTATTGCAATGATGCTTAATGAAATGATTCTTCCGAAATATCCGAATCTAAGTATAGAAATTTTTGGAACAGATATAAATTACGCAGTTGTAGAAACGGCACAAAAAGGAATTTTTAAAGAATATTCAATTAGAAACACTCCCCCAATGTATCTAAAAAAATATTTCCATAAGATTGACAATAACTACGTTATAGATCCTAAAATAAAAAACATGGTTAGTTTTAAAATCATGAACTTATATGATGAATCGGCAATAAGAATTCTTAATAAATCAGACATTATTTTTTGCGCAAATGTTCTCATTTATTTTGATCAGGAATCTAAAATTAAAGTAGTAAACAGTTTATACAATAATCTTAACCCTGAAGGTTACTTATTTATTGGATATTCAGAAACACTCCATGGAATTTCCAAAGCATTTAGATTAGTAAGTTTTAGTAAAACAATTGGATATAAAAAAGGATAA
- a CDS encoding HEAT repeat domain-containing protein, translated as MGNNYEVIKKILDTDDSEKIRTTAENFQLVEMPDKVVEYLTQKLTSDDNGVKDTLTRILSNNKNSNIPKYLVPYVSSENISARNLAGEILLKRKNESIKAMIEYLPNANDDDKKFIIDLLGLIGNPAPAYEIISILKYSRDENVILACIEALGNIKSEEAIDEIIVAYDRSELFRPTIIEALGKIGTDECIDFINDNYYGVDELTKYSLIESLGRIGNEKSFNMLINDIKYLEGPFKWVAIETIGKLEEKKNLLLPNDIALKNSLLETLQSADLQYKKSAVRLISLFEGENIVEHLFSIFGNDEEIDNKLREYFSNNLKTFFKKAIPYLKENPRNLKSFIGLIKEMIQYDGGLSMQALNDLEMRNYVEIFSNLLTHPDEEIRASSMELLFFLDSETAFVFSDTMLEDTVSWNRIRLLEIIQYGDDTRIIEIIKKLSEDNDEMVRENAQNILSERGISNFQLKD; from the coding sequence ATGGGCAACAATTATGAAGTTATAAAAAAAATATTAGATACGGATGATTCTGAAAAAATAAGAACAACCGCTGAAAACTTTCAACTTGTTGAAATGCCTGATAAAGTTGTTGAATATTTAACTCAAAAATTGACTTCTGACGATAATGGTGTAAAAGATACTTTAACAAGGATTTTATCTAATAACAAGAATTCAAACATTCCTAAATATCTCGTTCCTTATGTTTCATCAGAAAATATTTCCGCAAGGAATTTAGCCGGTGAAATTCTATTAAAACGAAAGAATGAATCAATTAAAGCAATGATAGAATATCTTCCGAACGCAAATGACGACGATAAAAAATTCATAATCGATTTATTGGGATTAATTGGAAATCCTGCACCAGCATACGAAATCATCAGCATTCTAAAATATTCTAGAGATGAAAACGTTATTCTTGCATGCATAGAAGCTCTTGGAAATATTAAAAGTGAAGAAGCAATTGATGAAATAATTGTGGCTTATGACAGAAGCGAACTTTTCAGACCGACAATAATTGAAGCGTTGGGTAAAATCGGCACAGACGAATGTATTGATTTTATAAATGATAATTATTACGGTGTTGACGAATTAACGAAATATTCTTTAATAGAAAGTTTGGGAAGAATCGGTAATGAAAAATCATTCAACATGCTGATAAATGACATAAAGTATTTGGAAGGTCCGTTTAAATGGGTGGCTATTGAAACAATAGGAAAGCTTGAGGAAAAGAAAAATTTACTATTGCCAAACGACATTGCCTTAAAAAATTCATTATTGGAAACTTTGCAAAGCGCGGATCTGCAGTATAAAAAATCGGCTGTAAGATTAATTAGTTTATTTGAAGGCGAGAATATTGTTGAACATTTATTTTCAATATTCGGCAACGATGAAGAAATTGACAACAAATTAAGGGAATATTTTTCAAACAATCTTAAAACATTTTTTAAGAAAGCAATTCCATACTTAAAAGAAAATCCAAGGAATTTAAAATCTTTCATTGGGTTAATCAAAGAAATGATTCAGTATGACGGCGGTTTGAGCATGCAGGCTCTAAATGATTTGGAAATGAGAAATTATGTTGAAATATTTTCAAATCTATTAACACATCCGGATGAAGAAATTAGAGCATCATCAATGGAATTATTATTCTTCTTAGATTCTGAAACCGCATTCGTATTTTCAGATACAATGCTAGAAGATACAGTTTCATGGAATAGAATTAGACTGCTTGAAATTATTCAATACGGCGATGATACAAGAATAATAGAAATAATTAAAAAATTATCCGAAGACAACGATGAAATGGTTAGAGAGAATGCCCAAAATATTTTATCGGAAAGGGGAATTAGTAATTTTCAATTAAAGGATTAA
- a CDS encoding sigma-54-dependent Fis family transcriptional regulator, translating into MKAKVLLVDDDNLVVISLKKVLIKLGYDVDACMEGAKVEESVSLFAPDIILLDIYLTTHNGLEILKILQQKFFHIPVIMITAYADVKIAVEAMKSGAFDFLLKPIEIDQLSIVLDKCVRHLRLQLEVNELQAMLNTDNLTRDFFGKSKPIQRVLNMVEKLAKSDDTTILLEGASGTGKEVFAKYIHQISPRKNNVFISINCGSIPKDLAESELFGHEKGAFTGAAQKTKLGKFELANGGTILLDEIGELNLDIQVKLLRVLQEKKFYRVGGEKEISVNVRILAATNRSLEEEVKKGTFREDLFYRLNVANINIPSLKERKEDIPVLALSFVKEFAQKFEQSIRGISEEAVKLLQEYSWKGNIRELRNAMERAVLMMEGDEIKEQHLSFLKKSDSSEKSQNSSFELKVPSEGVKIDTVVKDLILKTLIITKGNQVKAAKVLGLSRSKLRYRMEQLGIEVTKSIQ; encoded by the coding sequence ATGAAAGCTAAAGTATTATTAGTTGATGATGACAATCTGGTTGTAATTTCACTTAAGAAAGTTTTAATAAAATTAGGTTACGATGTTGACGCTTGTATGGAAGGAGCGAAAGTTGAAGAATCAGTAAGTCTCTTCGCACCCGATATAATTCTGCTAGATATTTATTTAACTACTCACAACGGATTAGAGATATTAAAAATTCTTCAGCAAAAATTTTTTCATATTCCGGTAATTATGATAACCGCTTATGCGGATGTAAAAATTGCCGTTGAGGCAATGAAATCGGGAGCTTTCGATTTTTTGCTTAAGCCTATAGAAATTGATCAGCTTTCAATAGTACTTGATAAATGTGTAAGACATTTACGGCTTCAATTAGAAGTTAATGAACTCCAGGCAATGTTGAATACTGATAATTTAACAAGAGACTTTTTCGGAAAGAGCAAGCCTATTCAGCGTGTTTTAAATATGGTTGAAAAATTGGCAAAAAGCGACGATACAACAATTTTATTGGAAGGCGCAAGCGGAACCGGAAAAGAAGTTTTCGCGAAATATATCCATCAAATTTCACCAAGAAAAAATAATGTATTTATTTCTATAAACTGCGGATCAATACCGAAAGATTTGGCGGAAAGCGAGCTATTCGGACATGAAAAAGGCGCATTTACCGGCGCCGCACAAAAAACAAAACTAGGTAAATTTGAACTAGCTAACGGCGGAACAATTTTACTTGATGAAATCGGTGAGCTTAATTTAGATATTCAAGTTAAACTTTTACGCGTACTGCAGGAAAAGAAATTTTATAGAGTAGGCGGTGAAAAAGAAATAAGCGTTAATGTTAGAATTCTTGCTGCAACTAATAGAAGTCTGGAAGAGGAAGTAAAAAAAGGAACTTTTAGAGAAGATTTATTTTACAGATTGAATGTTGCCAATATTAATATTCCTTCATTAAAGGAAAGAAAAGAAGACATTCCCGTTTTGGCATTATCTTTCGTTAAAGAATTTGCCCAAAAATTTGAACAAAGCATAAGAGGAATTAGTGAAGAAGCCGTTAAACTTTTGCAGGAATATTCTTGGAAAGGGAATATAAGAGAATTAAGAAACGCAATGGAACGCGCGGTTTTGATGATGGAAGGCGATGAAATTAAAGAGCAGCATCTTAGTTTTCTAAAGAAAAGTGACAGTTCGGAAAAATCTCAAAATTCTTCTTTTGAACTTAAAGTACCTTCTGAAGGTGTTAAAATTGATACCGTTGTGAAAGATTTAATTTTGAAAACTCTCATTATTACAAAAGGCAATCAGGTTAAAGCAGCGAAAGTATTGGGACTTTCCAGATCAAAATTAAGATACAGAATGGAACAACTTGGAATTGAAGTCACAAAATCCATTCAATAG
- a CDS encoding HAMP domain-containing histidine kinase — translation MTNNVHENKLQILGKLAASLTHEIKNPLSVIKLNLEFLKMNVEKFDQETIECIDSSLEAADMIDKLIYSTLEFSRRSKDEYNYYCINEIIQKSLQITKGNANKKNINFQLNLADKLSKIKVSESKILQVLINIISNSIEASDRNSKILINSFENNGKVNVEIIDEGLGISEEKKNIIFDDFYTSKDNGTGLGLSVCKTILEEHNADFELKNNSVKGTIFTIQFNL, via the coding sequence TTGACTAACAATGTGCATGAAAATAAACTTCAGATACTTGGTAAACTCGCTGCAAGTTTAACACACGAAATTAAAAATCCACTTTCCGTTATTAAGCTCAACTTAGAATTTCTTAAAATGAACGTTGAAAAATTCGATCAGGAAACTATTGAGTGCATAGATTCTTCGCTTGAAGCCGCCGATATGATCGACAAACTGATATATTCAACTTTGGAATTTTCCAGAAGATCTAAAGATGAATATAATTATTATTGTATTAACGAGATCATTCAAAAATCTTTACAAATTACAAAAGGAAATGCAAATAAAAAAAATATTAATTTTCAATTAAATTTAGCTGACAAATTATCAAAAATTAAAGTCAGTGAATCAAAAATACTTCAAGTGTTAATTAATATCATTTCCAATTCAATTGAAGCCAGCGACAGAAACTCAAAAATTTTAATAAATTCATTTGAAAATAACGGTAAAGTTAATGTTGAAATTATTGACGAAGGATTAGGCATTAGCGAAGAGAAGAAAAATATAATTTTCGACGATTTTTATACAAGTAAAGACAACGGAACCGGACTCGGCTTAAGTGTTTGCAAAACAATTCTTGAAGAGCATAATGCCGATTTTGAGCTGAAAAATAACTCTGTAAAAGGAACAATATTTACAATTCAATTTAATCTGTGA
- the fliD gene encoding flagellar filament capping protein FliD, producing the protein MDILSSSSISNLINSSKQSEYSKKISPLLEKKTKFTNLSSTWGNLKTKLSSLKSLLSDLKDVNAGGSFTAKATELSSEDYFSANASSGAALSTYDIRVQQLAKSDRVMSNTVSSSSSAGLSAGTYSFQVATGEYDQIIDVQLEGSETKDELMKIIAEAVNNALSDVVSASVFSPKNGESKLSIISKKSGSDNAITIKDETGNLLQSIGMNFTSRTLLSDNGTGGYATSQSALDSVLNLNGVTVIRGSNVIDDLISDVTLTLKNQMEEGIPTVNLIVKNNREAIKSDIEDLISSFNEAYSFVKNNYYADKDGQRGIFVGNATAIGLMQSFGTISYEKVQGLSDGNYSYLSEIGIGFDPMSGLSITDDDLLTDALDTNPEQVGKLFNSENGVANKLYDMVDSYIKNKGTISNLIDNYDNSVSYLNDKIGYKETQIDKNAEVLRKKYEQMQMQLAQIYSTQNSLSTLGIFS; encoded by the coding sequence ATGGATATTTTAAGTAGTTCATCAATTAGTAATTTAATTAATTCTTCAAAGCAATCGGAATATTCAAAAAAAATATCTCCGCTGCTTGAGAAGAAAACTAAATTTACAAATTTGTCATCTACTTGGGGAAATTTAAAAACTAAATTAAGTTCGCTAAAATCATTACTTTCGGATTTAAAGGATGTTAATGCGGGTGGAAGTTTTACCGCGAAAGCAACAGAACTTAGTTCAGAAGATTATTTTTCTGCAAACGCAAGTTCCGGCGCTGCGTTAAGCACTTATGATATAAGAGTGCAGCAGTTGGCAAAAAGCGATAGAGTAATGTCAAATACCGTTAGTTCAAGCAGTTCTGCAGGGTTATCGGCCGGGACATATTCTTTTCAAGTCGCGACCGGCGAATATGATCAAATTATTGATGTTCAATTAGAAGGGTCCGAAACTAAAGATGAATTAATGAAAATTATTGCGGAAGCGGTAAATAACGCATTAAGCGATGTGGTATCCGCCTCTGTATTTTCACCAAAAAACGGCGAATCAAAATTATCAATTATTTCTAAAAAAAGCGGATCTGATAATGCTATTACCATTAAAGATGAAACAGGAAATCTGCTTCAATCCATAGGAATGAATTTTACTTCAAGAACTTTGCTTTCTGATAATGGAACCGGCGGCTATGCAACTTCGCAAAGTGCGCTCGATTCAGTTTTAAACCTTAACGGAGTAACAGTTATAAGAGGTTCTAATGTAATAGATGATTTAATTTCCGACGTGACCTTAACACTTAAAAATCAAATGGAAGAAGGAATTCCAACGGTTAACTTAATTGTTAAAAACAACAGGGAAGCCATAAAATCAGATATTGAAGATTTGATTTCTTCCTTTAATGAAGCTTATTCTTTTGTGAAAAATAATTATTATGCCGATAAAGATGGTCAGCGCGGAATTTTTGTGGGAAACGCAACCGCAATAGGATTAATGCAGTCATTTGGAACAATTTCTTATGAAAAAGTTCAGGGTTTATCAGATGGAAATTACAGCTATTTATCGGAAATTGGAATTGGATTTGATCCAATGTCGGGTTTGAGTATAACAGATGACGACTTGTTAACAGACGCATTAGATACCAACCCTGAACAAGTTGGCAAATTATTTAATTCCGAAAATGGTGTTGCCAATAAACTTTATGACATGGTTGATTCCTATATTAAAAATAAAGGAACCATTTCAAATTTAATCGATAATTATGATAATTCTGTTTCATATTTAAATGATAAGATAGGTTATAAGGAAACACAAATTGATAAAAATGCGGAAGTATTACGAAAAAAATATGAACAAATGCAGATGCAGTTGGCACAAATATATTCTACGCAGAATTCACTTTCTACTTTGGGGATTTTTAGTTAA
- a CDS encoding flagellar protein FliS, translated as MYHYSAALKLNDVNNRANAYLVNEIVNSSPQKLLLKVYDFAIAQCKNENLEKTNKALAELINALRYGNNEVNEISIGLKKLYEFCQDQMRKKNYDIVLKILTELRETWIKAFVSMEG; from the coding sequence ATGTATCATTATTCTGCGGCGTTAAAATTAAATGATGTTAATAATAGAGCTAATGCCTATTTAGTAAATGAAATTGTAAATTCTTCTCCCCAGAAATTATTATTAAAAGTTTATGACTTTGCAATTGCTCAATGTAAAAATGAGAACTTAGAAAAAACAAATAAAGCTTTAGCAGAGTTAATAAATGCCTTAAGATACGGCAATAATGAAGTTAATGAAATTTCAATCGGTCTTAAAAAGTTATATGAATTTTGTCAAGACCAGATGAGAAAGAAAAATTATGATATTGTATTGAAAATATTAACTGAATTACGTGAAACATGGATTAAGGCGTTTGTTAGTATGGAAGGCTAG